The Candidatus Hydrogenedentota bacterium genome includes a window with the following:
- a CDS encoding ATP-dependent helicase has translation MALIQPELWVPAGVDSLEPAASRVVQSCQNALVTAGPGAGKTELLAQRACFLLDTGTCKSPYRILAISFKRDAAKNLSERVRTRCGDRAQRFDSFTLDAFAKGLVDRFRLSLPKEWRPKADYEVMVRSPDVNRIRAWLKNVGLPTGHSGPDISHLPDGELKRRFETFTYGSRLPYDSPDVDPLDAHFGRLWWQEQLTRPAGQESLMFPMLNRLAAYLLRSNPKLTQALRTTYTHVFLDEFQDTTASQYDLVRAAFLGSESVLTAVGDSKQRIMVWAGAMTEVFDTYMTDFEAVSHELVRNYRSAPELVQMQQVIAMAIEADAPQAQAAKVDASGSCSILEFKNPKAEAEYVAELIASGLRDEDMKPRDFCIIVRQRTGEMVETLKKALSKRDIRLRDESQLQDLLIEPVVHFLLAVLRLSTRNRDAEAWDILTSTISMLLGLDENADTAQIEKRCVALVQHARETLTSGQYVEGLLTKLIEMVGEAHFRAVYGQYRTGAFLNSTINNFADELQVSMGAFASAREAVDDLVGVDVVPAMTIHKSKGLEFHTVIFLGLEDSQWWSFRNQPDEEKRGFFVAFSRAIERVYFTYSDVRDERWGRRPQGNSSINELYEILRRAGVPTVDCR, from the coding sequence ATGGCGCTCATTCAGCCTGAACTCTGGGTTCCCGCTGGCGTTGATTCCTTAGAGCCAGCGGCCAGTCGAGTGGTTCAATCATGCCAGAATGCCCTTGTAACGGCTGGGCCAGGCGCTGGAAAGACGGAACTTCTTGCCCAGCGGGCGTGTTTTCTGCTTGATACGGGTACCTGCAAGTCTCCTTATCGAATTCTTGCTATATCCTTCAAGCGAGATGCCGCAAAAAACCTTAGCGAGCGTGTGCGAACACGGTGCGGCGACAGGGCCCAGCGTTTTGATTCGTTCACTCTTGATGCCTTTGCCAAAGGCCTGGTTGACCGGTTCAGGCTATCCTTGCCCAAGGAGTGGCGTCCGAAAGCCGATTACGAGGTAATGGTCCGCTCGCCGGATGTTAACCGAATTCGCGCGTGGCTGAAGAACGTCGGATTGCCCACAGGCCATTCTGGACCCGACATAAGTCATCTGCCTGACGGTGAGCTAAAACGTAGATTCGAGACCTTTACCTACGGTTCGAGGCTTCCTTACGACAGCCCCGATGTGGATCCGTTAGACGCGCATTTCGGGCGCTTGTGGTGGCAAGAGCAACTGACTAGGCCCGCAGGTCAAGAGAGCCTGATGTTTCCGATGTTGAATCGTTTGGCGGCGTACCTTCTGAGGAGCAACCCAAAGCTGACGCAGGCTCTCCGGACAACCTACACGCATGTTTTTCTTGACGAGTTTCAGGATACCACCGCTTCACAGTATGACTTAGTTCGTGCTGCCTTTCTCGGGTCGGAATCGGTATTGACCGCCGTCGGGGATAGCAAGCAGCGCATCATGGTATGGGCGGGGGCGATGACAGAGGTGTTCGATACTTACATGACTGACTTTGAGGCGGTTTCTCATGAATTGGTTAGAAACTACAGGTCTGCGCCTGAGTTAGTCCAGATGCAGCAAGTCATAGCAATGGCAATAGAGGCGGATGCGCCCCAAGCTCAGGCTGCAAAAGTGGACGCGAGTGGAAGTTGTTCTATCCTTGAGTTTAAGAACCCCAAGGCTGAGGCTGAATATGTGGCTGAGTTGATCGCTTCAGGCTTGCGCGATGAAGATATGAAACCACGGGATTTCTGTATTATTGTTCGTCAACGAACAGGGGAAATGGTTGAGACGCTAAAGAAAGCGCTGTCCAAACGTGATATTCGACTTCGTGATGAGTCTCAACTACAAGATCTGTTGATTGAACCGGTAGTCCATTTCCTTCTTGCAGTACTCCGGTTGAGCACCAGAAACCGGGACGCAGAAGCCTGGGACATCCTAACAAGTACTATTTCAATGCTCCTTGGTCTGGATGAAAATGCCGACACGGCGCAGATTGAGAAGAGATGCGTGGCGCTCGTACAGCATGCCAGGGAAACTTTGACGTCTGGGCAATATGTCGAGGGGCTACTGACAAAATTGATTGAAATGGTGGGTGAAGCCCACTTTCGAGCTGTATACGGACAATATCGAACGGGTGCATTTCTGAATTCCACAATCAACAATTTTGCCGATGAATTGCAGGTCTCGATGGGAGCTTTTGCTTCGGCTCGTGAGGCTGTCGATGATTTGGTTGGCGTTGACGTGGTTCCGGCAATGACCATTCACAAGAGCAAGGGGCTGGAATTTCACACGGTCATCTTCCTCGGATTGGAGGACAGTCAATGGTGGTCTTTCAGAAATCAACCTGACGAAGAGAAACGGGGCTTTTTCGTCGCGTTCTCCCGTGCCATTGAACGAGTGTATTTCACTTACTCTGATGTGCGAGATGAACGCTGGGGACGAAGGCCGCAGGGAAATAGCAGTATTAATGAACTTTACGAAATTCTTAGACGAGCTGGGGTTCCTACAGTGGACTGTAGGTGA
- a CDS encoding AAA family ATPase, producing the protein MKIESLTMNGFRCFDQGGQTIHLDNLTCFVGPNASGKTAAMMALARLFGESTGQRQVVPSDFHLSSGESLKDKPSRALSIECRLAFPELEEDRVTASTAVPETFNQMIVGEIGGTPYCRVRLEATWTDDGTAEGDVEQSIWWILTDSDDPVTMKDENRCRVQAGDRGKVRVVYVPAARDPKQLMRTTTATTFGRLLDALDWNGAEESLKNKLVDIQEELGEVLGIQTMNSEIQKSWRGFYDGRVARSLSFQILEETPAALIRHLIPVFNPGEDGQTMGADDLSDGLRSLFALSLSLGLFRIEELLRTDAETKGFSPELAEKLPVLTLFAVEEPENHLSPHYLGRIVSELMKTGAGDSAQVIITSHSPSILGRIEPDDVRYFLGHEQSRSTRVMSIPLPTDKSDESFKYVREAVRGFPELYFARLVILGEGPSEEIVLKKLFEVSGSPLDTHFISVVPLGGKHVNHFWRLLHGLDIPFLTLLDLDREKEGAGWGRIQYVRDQLVAQFGMGHERLRYTNAKGKTVNLEDETWKKVSDRPSNEIDNLEKCLRMFAEHFDIFFSSPLDLDFAMLEAFTKAYVSLAPARRGPRLPEKEDPEYQVAINRRMKQVLSADADKAPDSLGETYSPEQQKLFAWYKYLFIDGSKPVTHMQALVKIKEHELREKMPAALKNLVARARVLVAQNNGDG; encoded by the coding sequence ATGAAAATAGAGTCTCTAACGATGAACGGTTTTCGGTGCTTTGACCAAGGGGGCCAGACGATCCACCTAGATAACCTGACTTGCTTCGTTGGGCCGAATGCATCTGGAAAAACAGCCGCAATGATGGCCTTGGCACGGCTATTCGGCGAGTCGACGGGACAGCGCCAAGTTGTTCCATCCGACTTCCACCTTTCGTCTGGCGAAAGCCTCAAGGACAAGCCGTCCCGCGCCCTGAGCATAGAGTGCCGCCTTGCGTTCCCCGAACTTGAAGAGGACCGAGTGACGGCGTCTACGGCAGTACCCGAAACGTTCAATCAAATGATTGTGGGAGAGATCGGTGGCACGCCCTATTGCCGCGTTCGGCTGGAGGCGACATGGACAGACGACGGTACGGCAGAAGGTGATGTGGAGCAGTCCATCTGGTGGATTCTGACCGACTCGGACGACCCAGTGACGATGAAAGACGAGAACCGTTGTAGAGTCCAGGCTGGAGATCGTGGCAAGGTGCGGGTAGTGTACGTTCCGGCTGCTCGTGACCCTAAACAGCTGATGCGGACAACAACCGCAACAACGTTCGGAAGACTGCTTGACGCTTTGGATTGGAACGGGGCTGAGGAGTCCCTGAAGAACAAGCTCGTAGATATTCAGGAAGAACTAGGGGAAGTTCTCGGCATCCAGACTATGAATTCCGAGATCCAAAAATCTTGGCGGGGATTCTATGATGGCCGTGTTGCCCGGAGCCTGTCGTTTCAGATATTGGAGGAAACTCCCGCCGCCCTAATTCGGCATTTGATTCCTGTTTTCAATCCTGGTGAAGACGGTCAAACCATGGGGGCGGATGACTTGAGCGACGGCCTACGGTCGTTGTTTGCCCTCTCCCTATCACTTGGACTCTTCCGTATAGAGGAGTTATTAAGAACTGACGCGGAGACAAAGGGCTTCAGCCCAGAATTGGCAGAAAAGCTACCCGTCCTAACGTTGTTCGCCGTCGAGGAGCCAGAAAATCACCTATCACCGCACTACCTGGGCCGTATCGTGTCGGAGTTGATGAAAACCGGTGCCGGAGACTCAGCGCAGGTAATCATAACGAGCCATTCACCTTCCATTCTTGGGCGTATTGAACCCGATGATGTTCGGTATTTCCTTGGGCATGAGCAGTCCCGTTCGACACGGGTAATGTCCATTCCACTACCGACAGATAAATCTGATGAGTCTTTCAAGTACGTTCGTGAAGCAGTTCGCGGCTTTCCAGAACTCTACTTTGCCAGACTCGTCATTCTGGGCGAAGGACCATCGGAAGAAATCGTTCTTAAAAAGCTGTTTGAGGTGAGCGGATCACCTCTTGACACGCATTTCATTTCGGTGGTTCCCCTCGGCGGGAAACACGTCAACCATTTTTGGAGGCTTCTGCATGGGCTGGATATTCCGTTCCTGACTTTACTTGACTTGGATCGTGAAAAGGAGGGGGCCGGTTGGGGGCGAATTCAGTACGTTCGTGACCAACTGGTGGCGCAGTTTGGCATGGGGCACGAACGCCTACGCTATACGAATGCAAAAGGAAAAACAGTAAATCTTGAGGATGAAACGTGGAAAAAGGTTTCCGATCGTCCTTCCAATGAAATCGATAATCTTGAAAAATGCCTCAGAATGTTCGCAGAGCACTTCGATATATTCTTCTCGTCTCCACTCGATTTGGACTTCGCCATGCTGGAGGCTTTCACCAAAGCTTACGTGAGCTTGGCTCCCGCTCGTAGGGGGCCACGACTTCCCGAAAAAGAGGACCCAGAATACCAAGTTGCCATCAACCGTAGGATGAAACAGGTTCTTTCGGCAGATGCCGACAAAGCTCCAGATTCTCTCGGTGAGACTTATAGCCCGGAACAGCAGAAGCTATTCGCGTGGTACAAGTATTTGTTCATAGATGGCTCAAAGCCCGTGACCCACATGCAAGCCCTCGTAAAGATTAAGGAGCATGAACTTCGAGAAAAGATGCCCGCCGCCCTGAAGAATCTTGTCGCTCGGGCGCGGGTTCTTGTCGCCCAGAACAACGGTGATGGCTGA
- a CDS encoding alkaline phosphatase family protein has product MNTTHHPTAVILAVGLTESLIGDACPRIRDFVKAGELRHLEPSFPAVTTTVQSSMLTGLQPNEHGIVGNGWYNRELSEVQFWKQSNPLVQGKKVWDIARDRDPSCTTLNMFWWYNMYSSVDYSVTPRPIYKADGRKIPDCYSSPQNLRDELQAELGTFPLFNFWGPASSIKSTQWIADATIYCHKKQRPGLTLVYLPHLDYCLQKLGPEHADIPKYVRELDGVVGQLLDYFQGAGVRPIIVSEYGIEPVDDAVHPNRILREAGAISIREEEGLELLDAGASDAFAVSDHQLAHVYIKDPSRIGYYHDLLRAVPGVEQVLDRAGQAAIHLDHERSGDLVLVSEARRWFSYYYWRDDARAPDFARCVDIHRKPGYDPVELFLDPKLAFPPAHIVWRLLKKKLGFRTLMDVIPLDASLVRGSHGRVGQTRKEMPLLVCKSPASDPTPVLPCTAVRDIILTHLFD; this is encoded by the coding sequence ATGAACACGACCCACCACCCCACGGCGGTCATTCTGGCCGTCGGCCTGACCGAATCTCTCATCGGCGACGCCTGTCCGCGTATTCGCGATTTCGTGAAGGCGGGCGAGCTCCGACATTTGGAGCCCTCCTTCCCCGCCGTCACCACCACGGTGCAATCCTCCATGCTCACGGGCCTGCAACCGAATGAGCACGGTATCGTGGGCAATGGCTGGTACAACCGAGAGCTTTCGGAGGTCCAGTTCTGGAAGCAGTCCAATCCCCTCGTGCAAGGAAAGAAGGTCTGGGACATCGCCCGTGACCGCGATCCTTCCTGCACCACGCTGAACATGTTCTGGTGGTACAACATGTATTCCTCCGTGGACTATTCCGTCACGCCGCGCCCGATTTACAAGGCCGATGGACGCAAGATTCCCGATTGCTACTCGTCCCCGCAGAACCTGCGCGATGAACTCCAGGCGGAGCTGGGCACCTTCCCCCTCTTCAACTTCTGGGGCCCGGCCTCGTCCATCAAATCCACCCAGTGGATTGCCGACGCCACCATCTATTGCCACAAGAAGCAGCGCCCCGGTCTTACCCTGGTCTATCTCCCCCACTTGGACTATTGCCTGCAAAAGCTCGGGCCGGAGCACGCGGACATCCCGAAATACGTCCGCGAACTCGATGGCGTCGTGGGTCAGCTCCTGGACTACTTCCAGGGCGCGGGCGTGCGGCCCATCATCGTCAGCGAATATGGTATCGAGCCCGTGGACGACGCCGTCCACCCCAACCGCATCCTCCGCGAAGCGGGTGCTATCAGCATTCGCGAGGAAGAAGGTCTGGAACTCCTCGACGCGGGCGCGAGCGACGCCTTCGCGGTGTCGGATCACCAGCTCGCCCATGTCTACATCAAAGATCCGTCGCGCATCGGCTACTACCACGATCTCCTCCGCGCCGTCCCGGGCGTGGAGCAGGTGCTGGACCGCGCGGGCCAGGCCGCCATCCACCTCGACCACGAGCGCAGCGGCGATCTGGTGCTCGTCAGCGAGGCGCGGCGCTGGTTCAGTTACTACTATTGGCGGGACGACGCCCGCGCCCCCGATTTCGCCCGGTGCGTGGACATTCACCGCAAGCCGGGCTACGACCCCGTGGAGCTTTTCCTCGATCCAAAGCTGGCTTTTCCCCCCGCCCACATCGTCTGGCGTCTGCTCAAGAAAAAACTCGGCTTCCGCACGCTTATGGACGTGATCCCCCTGGATGCCTCCCTCGTGCGCGGCTCCCACGGCCGCGTGGGGCAAACCCGAAAGGAGATGCCCCTGCTGGTGTGCAAGTCTCCCGCGTCTGACCCGACACCGGTTCTTCCATGCACGGCAGTGCGGGACATCATACTAACGCATCTTTTCGATTAA
- the eboE gene encoding metabolite traffic protein EboE, translating to MFTNDNPLSYCTNIHAGTDYATTLENLERYAVAVKARVSPDKPMGVGLWLPASAAREVVQHDRAGALADWLAERGLCVNTMNGFPYGDFHQAVVKHAVYKPTWADLERLDYTKDLVRILGRLLPKEAEGSISSLPIGWPGEDDELTLRTAARHLLELVDHLAREEAATGHCIHLDIEPEPGCMLDTSEDIIRFFHEHLFSHGNEAHITRYLRVCHDVCHAAVMGEDQLDVLLAYQHAGLRVGKVQISSAVEADFSRLDSSRNSEALAQLAGFQEPRYLHQTAVTNALHPGEMTLYEDLPEALDAITGESLAELTLRTHFHVPLFLERFGHLRATQDEVRKCLQHVAEFTDCKHFEVETYAWNVLPVELRVDDLAEGIAKEMQWVMDTTAK from the coding sequence ATGTTTACCAACGACAATCCCCTCAGCTACTGCACGAACATCCACGCGGGCACGGACTACGCCACCACGCTCGAAAACCTGGAGCGCTACGCCGTCGCCGTGAAGGCGCGCGTGTCGCCCGATAAGCCCATGGGCGTGGGGTTGTGGCTGCCCGCCTCGGCCGCGCGCGAGGTCGTGCAGCACGACCGCGCGGGCGCCCTGGCGGACTGGCTCGCGGAGCGCGGTCTGTGCGTGAATACGATGAACGGCTTCCCCTACGGCGATTTTCACCAGGCGGTGGTGAAGCATGCGGTCTACAAGCCCACCTGGGCCGACCTGGAGCGGCTGGACTATACGAAGGACTTGGTGCGCATTCTCGGGCGGCTGCTGCCGAAGGAGGCGGAGGGGAGCATTTCGAGCCTGCCCATCGGCTGGCCGGGCGAGGACGACGAACTAACCCTGCGCACGGCCGCGCGCCATCTGCTGGAGCTGGTGGATCACCTGGCGCGGGAAGAAGCCGCCACCGGCCACTGCATCCACCTCGACATCGAGCCCGAGCCCGGCTGCATGCTGGATACGAGCGAGGACATCATCCGCTTTTTTCACGAGCACCTGTTTAGTCACGGGAACGAGGCCCACATTACCCGCTACCTCCGCGTGTGCCACGACGTGTGCCATGCGGCCGTCATGGGCGAGGATCAGCTCGATGTTCTCCTGGCCTATCAGCATGCCGGCCTGCGTGTGGGCAAGGTGCAGATTTCATCCGCGGTGGAAGCGGATTTCTCCCGATTGGATTCGAGCCGAAATTCGGAGGCCCTTGCACAGCTCGCGGGCTTCCAGGAGCCGCGCTACCTCCACCAGACCGCCGTCACCAATGCGCTGCACCCCGGCGAAATGACGCTCTACGAAGACCTCCCCGAAGCGCTGGACGCTATCACCGGCGAATCCCTCGCGGAGCTGACCCTGCGCACCCACTTCCACGTGCCCCTCTTCCTCGAGCGCTTCGGCCACCTCCGCGCCACGCAGGACGAGGTGCGCAAGTGCCTCCAGCACGTGGCGGAGTTCACCGACTGCAAACACTTCGAAGTCGAGACCTACGCCTGGAACGTGCTGCCAGTGGAACTGCGCGTGGACGATCTCGCCGAGGGAATCGCGAAGGAAATGCAGTGGGTGATGGATACGACAGCGAAATGA
- a CDS encoding response regulator, whose translation MSRPREVKILLVEDDEVDVIRVQRGFHQLRIANEIVRARDGIEALEILRGAGSEARLETPFLVLLDINLPRMTGLEFLAALRADEALKVTVVFVLTTSKNDEDRLEAYRHNVAGFMLKDEAGREFVKAMEMLACYWRVVELP comes from the coding sequence ATGTCAAGACCGAGAGAAGTGAAGATTCTGTTGGTGGAGGACGACGAAGTCGATGTGATTCGGGTCCAGCGCGGCTTCCACCAGTTGCGGATCGCCAATGAGATTGTGCGCGCCCGGGACGGCATCGAGGCGCTTGAAATCCTGCGCGGCGCGGGGAGCGAGGCCCGGCTTGAAACCCCCTTTCTTGTGCTGCTGGACATCAACCTCCCCCGGATGACGGGGCTTGAGTTTCTGGCGGCGCTTCGGGCGGACGAAGCGTTGAAGGTCACCGTGGTGTTCGTGCTGACCACCTCCAAGAACGACGAGGACCGGCTGGAGGCCTACCGGCACAACGTGGCCGGGTTCATGCTCAAAGACGAGGCCGGGCGGGAGTTCGTCAAGGCCATGGAGATGTTGGCGTGTTACTGGCGTGTGGTAGAATTACCCTGA
- a CDS encoding response regulator, with amino-acid sequence MLSILLIEDDEVDRLRVRRYLSEGPEAWARVDEADSLQKGMAKLACNTYDCLLLDLHLPDGDGMDFIETLQRESDTSPAIVLQTVEDDEALGMRALELGAQDYLVKSAINAPLMLKTIRYAIQRHGLLREKDRLVSELQDALRNVQILQGLLPICSSCKRIRNDNGYWQQVEEYFTRHSNTKFSHGICPECVKSLYPRSG; translated from the coding sequence ATGCTGAGCATTCTATTGATTGAAGATGACGAGGTTGACCGCCTTCGGGTGCGGCGGTATTTGAGCGAGGGGCCCGAGGCCTGGGCGCGGGTCGACGAGGCAGATTCACTCCAGAAGGGTATGGCCAAGCTCGCCTGCAATACCTACGATTGCCTTCTCCTGGATTTGCACCTGCCCGATGGCGACGGCATGGACTTTATCGAGACCCTGCAACGGGAATCCGATACCTCGCCGGCCATCGTACTCCAGACCGTGGAAGACGACGAGGCCCTCGGCATGCGCGCGCTGGAGCTGGGGGCGCAGGACTACCTGGTGAAGAGCGCCATCAACGCGCCGCTGATGCTGAAGACCATACGCTACGCCATACAGCGCCACGGCCTGCTCCGGGAGAAGGATCGCCTGGTAAGTGAGTTGCAGGACGCCTTGAGGAACGTGCAGATTCTGCAGGGGCTCCTGCCCATTTGCTCCTCCTGCAAGCGCATCCGCAATGACAACGGCTACTGGCAGCAGGTGGAAGAATATTTCACGCGCCACTCAAACACGAAATTCTCCCACGGCATCTGTCCCGAGTGCGTGAAATCGCTCTATCCCCGATCCGGCTAG
- a CDS encoding UbiA family prenyltransferase has translation MPPKFKAYLQLARISNLPTVFSNVLVGAALAVGPTSLDWALVFAAIFAVSLFYIAGMALNDLLDRSIDRVERPQRPIPSGTLSVGDVRSFTAICFSGGMLILILWVPWAILPGLALIASITLYNYFHKRWSGSLVFMGLCRALVYIAGAAAVTATSNEYLNETENYEVIFTIGWALMNCAALLAIYIIALTLVAQKEVSGGLGFRRWLAATLVLIPLPALWFMPTPDWRWTLPAMLILNLWLIRSARFIWQSPPRVVPAVLGWLAGISLLDAFFLTLTPFPWLSLVALACFAVTVWGHRRIAGT, from the coding sequence ATGCCTCCGAAGTTCAAGGCCTATCTGCAACTTGCGCGGATCTCCAACCTCCCCACGGTGTTCTCAAATGTTCTGGTGGGTGCGGCGCTGGCAGTTGGGCCGACATCGCTGGATTGGGCGCTCGTATTCGCGGCCATATTCGCCGTGTCGCTTTTTTACATCGCCGGAATGGCCCTAAACGATTTACTGGATCGAAGTATTGACCGCGTCGAGCGCCCCCAGCGCCCCATACCATCGGGTACACTCAGTGTAGGTGACGTAAGGAGCTTCACCGCAATATGTTTTTCCGGCGGAATGCTGATCCTAATTCTATGGGTTCCATGGGCAATTCTGCCGGGGCTAGCGTTAATTGCATCAATCACACTTTATAACTACTTCCACAAGCGATGGTCTGGCTCCCTCGTGTTCATGGGCTTGTGTCGCGCCCTGGTTTACATTGCCGGTGCAGCCGCAGTAACGGCAACATCAAATGAGTACCTGAATGAAACCGAAAACTATGAAGTGATCTTTACAATAGGTTGGGCGTTGATGAATTGCGCCGCCCTCCTCGCCATCTACATCATCGCCCTAACCCTCGTCGCACAAAAGGAAGTCTCTGGCGGCCTGGGTTTCCGTCGCTGGCTCGCTGCGACGTTGGTGCTAATCCCCCTTCCCGCGCTGTGGTTCATGCCCACCCCCGACTGGCGCTGGACACTCCCCGCCATGCTTATCCTGAACCTGTGGCTCATTCGCTCCGCGCGCTTTATCTGGCAATCGCCGCCCCGGGTCGTCCCCGCCGTGCTGGGCTGGCTCGCGGGCATATCCCTGTTAGACGCTTTTTTCCTGACCTTGACCCCTTTTCCCTGGCTGTCGCTGGTTGCCCTCGCGTGCTTCGCCGTAACGGTCTGGGGACACCGGAGAATTGCCGGCACATGA
- a CDS encoding GGDEF domain-containing protein, with protein sequence MTDSDQSDPRLKEYKEYVLAMQRLEFGDRNFDGGDGPLGELGTALVDLSRVMERRYHELARLLEIAERVNHGVFIGEVMDHIYDSFRPIIPFDRIGLALLEEDGAVLRSHWARSDSSDVKIAIGYAQNIEHSSLQQILQSGKPRLLNDLESYCRENPCSESSRLAYAEGIRSSLTCPLVAMGKPVGFLFFSSRKPHTYANLHQDLFLRIATQLSVILEKSRLYEELYQLNAELREARNALEHQATHDVLTGLWNRGTILEILDKELARSQRAGHPAAALMIDIDHFKQVNDRHGHLAGDEVLREVSRRLAEVVRKGDALGRYGGEEFLVVLAMDNIAEAETAVDRLRRSIAAVPVTAGNEALSVSVSVGMGIVKSGEYATGETLLRLADEALYAAKASGRNRVVVHAR encoded by the coding sequence ATGACGGACAGCGACCAAAGCGACCCGAGGCTCAAAGAGTACAAAGAATACGTGCTCGCCATGCAGCGTCTCGAGTTCGGTGACCGAAATTTTGACGGTGGCGACGGGCCGCTGGGCGAGTTGGGGACCGCCCTGGTGGATCTCTCCCGCGTGATGGAGCGCCGCTACCACGAGCTTGCGCGGCTCCTGGAAATTGCGGAGCGGGTCAATCACGGTGTATTCATCGGGGAAGTGATGGACCACATTTACGATTCCTTCCGCCCGATCATTCCCTTCGATCGCATCGGACTGGCCCTCCTGGAGGAGGACGGCGCCGTTCTACGGTCACACTGGGCGCGCTCAGACTCCTCCGACGTGAAAATTGCAATCGGGTATGCCCAGAACATCGAGCACAGCAGCCTTCAGCAGATTCTTCAGAGCGGCAAGCCCCGTTTGCTCAACGATTTGGAGTCCTATTGCCGGGAGAATCCCTGCTCCGAGTCCAGCCGACTCGCCTATGCCGAGGGTATCCGTTCCAGCCTGACCTGTCCCCTGGTGGCCATGGGAAAGCCCGTTGGATTCCTCTTCTTCTCCAGCAGGAAGCCCCACACTTACGCAAACCTCCATCAGGACCTTTTCCTGCGCATCGCAACCCAGCTCAGCGTTATTCTGGAAAAGAGCCGGCTTTACGAAGAACTCTACCAGCTCAATGCGGAGCTGCGCGAGGCCCGGAACGCGCTGGAACATCAGGCGACCCACGATGTGTTGACCGGTCTGTGGAATCGGGGCACGATCCTCGAAATCCTGGACAAGGAACTTGCCCGATCGCAACGCGCAGGCCATCCCGCGGCGGCGTTGATGATCGACATTGACCACTTCAAGCAGGTCAACGACCGCCATGGTCACCTGGCGGGCGACGAAGTCCTCCGCGAGGTGTCGCGCAGGCTCGCCGAGGTTGTGCGCAAGGGCGATGCCCTGGGCCGCTACGGGGGAGAAGAGTTTCTGGTGGTCCTCGCGATGGACAACATCGCCGAAGCGGAAACCGCCGTGGATCGCCTTCGCCGGAGCATCGCGGCCGTGCCCGTTACGGCGGGGAACGAAGCCCTCAGCGTCTCGGTCAGCGTTGGCATGGGGATTGTGAAGTCGGGCGAATACGCGACGGGCGAAACGCTGCTGCGGCTGGCCGACGAGGCGCTCTACGCGGCCAAGGCATCAGGCCGCAACCGGGTGGTGGTTCACGCTCGCTGA
- a CDS encoding Gfo/Idh/MocA family oxidoreductase — translation MESRKVRWGILSTAEIATKVVAGFHDAANAEVVAVASRSLDKAQAWATAHGVPKAYGSYDELLADDSIDAVYIPLPSALRNEWIKKVAEAGKHVYAEKPFADGIEEAIAVCRDKGVQFMDGTMWVHSTRTHDIERRIAAGDIGAVRRVTAAFTFKYPDKAWLEGGNGRTDKTREPMGCFGDQGWYPIGAILWAYGYALPERVQMNYISKNTVDTIVGCGGTLWFSDGRMATFDSGCILPHRSQFEVVGETGLIRVDDQVGGQGRSGNFAAYEGRFVGSGHYFLGDVMGKDVEVKVEPCDHVVKLVETYSGIVLNGKVDGQWPERTLACHRVMAALFASAEGGCGVVAV, via the coding sequence ATGGAAAGTCGCAAGGTTCGCTGGGGCATCCTCAGCACCGCCGAAATCGCCACGAAAGTCGTCGCGGGTTTTCACGACGCGGCCAACGCCGAAGTCGTGGCTGTGGCCAGTCGCTCTTTGGACAAGGCCCAGGCCTGGGCAACGGCCCACGGCGTGCCCAAGGCCTATGGGTCCTACGATGAGTTGCTGGCCGACGACAGCATCGACGCCGTCTACATTCCCCTGCCCAGCGCCCTGCGCAATGAATGGATCAAGAAGGTCGCCGAAGCGGGGAAGCACGTCTACGCCGAGAAGCCCTTTGCCGACGGTATTGAAGAGGCCATTGCGGTGTGTCGCGACAAGGGCGTGCAATTCATGGACGGCACCATGTGGGTCCACAGCACGCGCACCCACGACATCGAGCGGCGCATCGCGGCGGGCGACATTGGCGCGGTGCGGCGCGTCACTGCCGCATTTACCTTCAAGTATCCCGACAAAGCCTGGCTTGAAGGGGGCAACGGCCGCACCGACAAAACCCGCGAGCCCATGGGTTGCTTCGGCGATCAGGGCTGGTATCCCATCGGCGCCATTCTATGGGCCTATGGCTACGCCCTGCCCGAGCGCGTGCAGATGAACTACATCTCCAAAAACACCGTGGACACTATCGTCGGCTGCGGCGGCACCCTCTGGTTCTCCGACGGGCGCATGGCCACCTTCGACAGCGGCTGTATTTTGCCCCACCGCTCCCAGTTTGAAGTCGTCGGCGAGACCGGGCTCATCCGCGTGGACGATCAGGTCGGCGGCCAGGGAAGAAGTGGCAACTTCGCCGCCTACGAAGGGCGCTTTGTGGGCAGCGGACACTATTTCCTCGGCGATGTCATGGGCAAGGATGTGGAAGTGAAGGTCGAACCCTGCGATCATGTGGTGAAGTTGGTGGAGACCTATTCGGGGATCGTGCTGAACGGGAAGGTTGATGGGCAATGGCCCGAGCGGACTTTGGCGTGTCACCGGGTTATGGCGGCATTGTTCGCATCGGCGGAGGGGGGATGTGGGGTGGTGGCGGTGTAG